In one Winogradskyella sp. MH6 genomic region, the following are encoded:
- a CDS encoding Hsp20/alpha crystallin family protein, producing MSLIKFNNRQRLFPSWTNEGLKNFLSSDDFFNNDFFEEDSLMPAMNVKEHDDDFEIEFAAPGFNKKDFEVTIDDNILNVCGEKKHEAEEKEEDFTRKEFSYNSFKRSMTLPKSVNTDQEVKATYKNGILKLNLLKKEEAKAKQPKKVEVI from the coding sequence ATGTCACTAATTAAATTTAACAACAGACAACGCTTGTTCCCAAGTTGGACAAATGAGGGCTTAAAAAATTTTTTAAGCAGCGATGATTTCTTTAACAACGACTTTTTTGAAGAAGATAGCTTAATGCCAGCTATGAATGTTAAAGAACATGATGATGATTTTGAAATAGAGTTTGCAGCTCCTGGTTTCAACAAAAAAGATTTTGAGGTAACTATAGACGATAATATTCTTAACGTATGTGGTGAGAAAAAACATGAAGCTGAAGAAAAAGAAGAAGACTTTACTCGTAAAGAGTTTAGCTACAACTCATTTAAAAGATCTATGACCCTACCTAAATCTGTTAATACAGATCAAGAAGTTAAGGCTACCTATAAAAATGGCATCCTTAAACTAAATCTTCTAAAAAAAGAAGAGGCTAAAGCAAAACAACCTAAAAAGGTTGAAGTTATCTAA
- a CDS encoding universal stress protein has translation MKNILLLTDFSDNSINALHYALKLFSGASNNFFVLYVEAANTFLTDDLMVAGNKSIYDSLVKKPKNRLKNIVAELEEVSKDENFNFEMLIDHDVFADSVNQVVASKEIDLIVMGTNGVTGAKEVLFGSNTINVIRKVTCPTLVIPEDFTYTSPKEILLPLDLNDSIGGEAFSNLLTFANTYSEKLHLLRIKPNNEVSPEEHSDTEHIEKHLKDINYEYHVVSDTPMDHVVNSYTQTHNIDAIALLVQKESLFERFFTGSSTTEISKKLKVPLLVFHV, from the coding sequence ATGAAAAATATATTATTACTTACCGACTTTTCAGATAATTCTATTAATGCCTTACACTATGCTTTAAAGTTGTTTAGTGGAGCTAGCAACAATTTTTTTGTGTTGTATGTAGAAGCTGCTAATACGTTTTTGACAGATGATTTAATGGTGGCTGGAAATAAAAGTATCTATGATTCACTAGTGAAAAAACCAAAAAACAGATTGAAAAACATCGTCGCTGAATTAGAAGAAGTATCTAAGGATGAAAATTTCAACTTTGAGATGCTTATAGATCATGATGTGTTTGCAGATTCTGTAAATCAAGTTGTAGCATCAAAGGAGATTGACTTAATTGTTATGGGAACCAACGGAGTTACAGGTGCAAAAGAAGTGCTATTTGGAAGTAATACAATCAACGTTATACGAAAGGTAACTTGCCCAACTCTGGTAATTCCAGAAGACTTTACATACACATCACCAAAGGAGATACTATTACCACTAGATCTTAATGATTCAATTGGAGGAGAAGCTTTTTCAAATTTGTTGACATTTGCGAATACATATTCTGAAAAATTACACCTTCTGAGAATAAAGCCTAATAATGAAGTTTCACCAGAGGAACATAGCGATACTGAGCATATTGAAAAACACCTAAAAGATATCAATTATGAATATCATGTTGTAAGTGATACACCAATGGACCATGTGGTGAATTCTTATACACAGACGCATAATATAGATGCGATTGCCTTATTGGTGCAGAAAGAAAGCCTTTTTGAGAGATTCTTTACAGGTTCGTCAACGACTGAGATTAGTAAGAAACTTAAAGTGCCGTTACTTGTGTTTCATGTGTAA
- a CDS encoding LytR/AlgR family response regulator transcription factor has translation MKYKCVIVDDEELARELIETHLSQLDEFELVASCESALEATKVLASNSIDLLFLDIEMPVLKGTDFLKSLSNMPKVIFTTAYRDYAIEGFELNAVDYLLKPIVFERFFKAIQKFLESVQLKTEEAEKDEASLSTDFVFVQANRKNIKIQFDDVLYIESLKDYIKIYLKEDSVMTKYSITAFNELLDHRFLRVHRSFIVNKDAISAFTKHDIEIGKIEIPIGNNYKQQVMESLISS, from the coding sequence ATGAAGTATAAGTGCGTAATTGTAGATGACGAAGAACTTGCTAGAGAGTTAATAGAGACACATCTTTCTCAACTCGATGAATTTGAGTTGGTGGCATCTTGCGAAAGTGCCTTGGAAGCTACTAAAGTACTGGCTTCAAATTCGATCGATTTATTGTTTCTGGATATTGAAATGCCAGTTCTTAAAGGAACCGATTTTTTAAAAAGCCTCAGCAATATGCCTAAAGTGATTTTTACAACCGCTTACAGAGATTACGCCATAGAAGGGTTTGAGCTTAATGCGGTTGATTATCTGCTAAAACCCATTGTTTTTGAGCGGTTTTTTAAAGCCATTCAAAAATTTTTAGAAAGCGTGCAGCTAAAAACTGAAGAAGCAGAAAAGGATGAAGCATCATTGTCAACAGACTTTGTTTTTGTTCAGGCTAACCGAAAAAACATTAAAATTCAGTTTGATGATGTTTTGTATATAGAGAGTTTAAAGGATTATATAAAAATATATCTTAAGGAAGATAGTGTGATGACTAAATATAGCATTACAGCCTTTAATGAATTATTAGATCATCGCTTCTTAAGAGTTCACAGGTCGTTTATTGTTAATAAGGACGCTATTTCAGCATTTACAAAGCACGATATTGAAATTGGAAAAATTGAGATACCTATTGGCAATAATTATAAGCAACAAGTGATGGAAAGCTTAATTTCTTCTTGA
- a CDS encoding sensor histidine kinase, producing MLQIKRILNTVASHAIFWILLFLFSVLPTISYQEMKLAYTCAYATKLLPQMFVAYTMIFVLVPYILNKWGKILFGLATFATLYLSFVLYTFLRYYGFETIFPEFYKVPKEVDFWWRATDYYYFVRNVIWFFLPAVLLMALRNYHHQKETLELREQKRSAELNALKNQLNPHFLFNTLNSLYALAIKKSDQTPEVIAKLSEILDYILYRCNSEFVALSDEVKLLSNYIALEKIRYGKRVNISFESNVDNKITIAPLLLLTFFENAFKHGVSQEIREASIKARLKTEESVIHFYIENTISTHEYDEENREAIGLSNVKKQLELIYPDKHILEVRKDGQMFKVNLKIETK from the coding sequence ATGCTACAAATTAAACGCATATTGAATACGGTTGCGAGTCATGCCATTTTTTGGATACTCTTGTTCTTGTTTTCTGTACTGCCAACTATAAGCTATCAAGAAATGAAGTTGGCCTATACATGTGCTTATGCTACCAAGCTACTGCCACAAATGTTTGTGGCCTATACTATGATATTTGTATTGGTGCCATATATACTTAATAAATGGGGTAAAATACTTTTTGGTTTAGCCACTTTTGCAACATTATATCTCTCTTTTGTACTGTACACTTTTTTGCGCTACTATGGATTTGAAACGATATTTCCAGAATTTTATAAAGTACCCAAAGAAGTAGACTTTTGGTGGCGAGCAACAGACTATTATTATTTTGTACGCAATGTTATTTGGTTTTTTCTACCTGCTGTTTTACTTATGGCTTTACGTAATTACCATCATCAAAAAGAAACTTTAGAATTACGTGAGCAAAAAAGAAGTGCTGAGCTTAATGCGTTAAAAAATCAATTGAATCCTCACTTTTTGTTCAATACTCTTAATAGTTTGTATGCATTGGCAATTAAAAAATCAGATCAAACTCCAGAGGTGATTGCAAAATTATCTGAGATTTTAGATTACATACTTTACCGCTGCAATAGCGAATTTGTAGCACTTAGTGATGAAGTCAAGTTGTTGAGTAACTATATAGCACTAGAGAAAATTAGGTACGGAAAAAGAGTAAACATAAGTTTTGAGAGTAATGTGGATAATAAAATAACAATAGCGCCTTTACTTTTACTTACTTTTTTTGAAAATGCTTTTAAGCATGGAGTGAGTCAGGAAATTAGAGAAGCGAGCATTAAGGCAAGATTAAAAACAGAAGAAAGTGTCATTCATTTTTATATTGAAAACACCATCTCCACCCATGAGTATGATGAGGAAAATCGAGAAGCCATTGGTCTAAGCAATGTTAAAAAACAGTTGGAGTTAATTTATCCTGATAAACATATATTAGAGGTTCGTAAAGATGGCCAAATGTTTAAGGTTAATTTGAAAATTGAGACAAAATGA
- a CDS encoding nuclear transport factor 2 family protein, with product MNRHIISLVILCFCFGLQAQNQKRKKHFRHIRYNHVSLHVPLMGIYPISQQEADSTSHYVFIYNDKKQLVEIENHHYNTQRQHPLTTFGAYRIVFTYNGNQETRTFQDPNGKYVTNDRGVYKEVYTKNKNGFITDLNFYDLEDNPMLSNWNISRYHWKKYKKMVIENRYNLEGSTVNISPYFEFGTTGIVYNKKGFPKANYNLDKNLKPVENASGVASYHDTYDENGNHIKYEYHDKDDNLTINQWGFSIGEKKYDAKGNQTGRAVYDVDNNLLNERIDFSNVYTKMASPISKEDSTEIKRIALGYLIALQQLKPKLMEEVMHQQLAKRTIGYDFREKKETIRETTHEQMLKFAESWNKSGAKFPTNPKNHVTILDAYQKAASVKLVSDNWVEYLHLAKVNGQWKIINLLWLYKDSRKNNY from the coding sequence ATGAATAGACACATCATATCTCTGGTAATTCTTTGTTTTTGCTTTGGTCTACAAGCACAGAATCAAAAGCGCAAAAAACATTTTAGACACATTAGATACAATCATGTTTCTCTACATGTACCTCTTATGGGAATATACCCAATATCACAACAGGAAGCGGACTCTACTTCGCATTATGTTTTTATCTATAACGACAAAAAGCAGCTCGTAGAAATTGAAAACCATCATTATAATACACAACGCCAACATCCACTAACAACATTTGGTGCTTACCGAATTGTATTTACATATAATGGTAACCAAGAAACACGAACATTTCAAGATCCAAACGGTAAATATGTTACCAACGATAGAGGTGTTTACAAAGAGGTATATACAAAGAACAAAAATGGTTTTATAACTGATTTGAATTTTTACGACTTAGAAGACAACCCTATGCTTTCTAACTGGAATATAAGCCGATACCATTGGAAAAAATACAAAAAAATGGTAATTGAAAATCGGTATAACTTAGAAGGTTCAACAGTTAATATTTCACCTTACTTTGAGTTTGGTACTACCGGAATTGTATATAACAAAAAAGGATTTCCTAAAGCCAATTACAACCTAGACAAAAATCTAAAACCTGTTGAAAATGCTTCAGGTGTAGCCTCTTATCATGATACGTATGATGAAAACGGCAACCACATTAAATATGAATATCACGACAAAGATGACAACCTTACAATAAATCAATGGGGTTTTTCCATTGGAGAAAAAAAATACGATGCCAAAGGAAATCAAACTGGTAGAGCAGTATATGACGTTGACAACAACTTACTCAATGAAAGAATTGATTTCTCTAATGTTTACACTAAGATGGCCTCTCCTATTTCAAAGGAGGACTCCACTGAAATAAAGCGGATAGCACTAGGCTATTTAATCGCGTTGCAACAGTTAAAACCTAAGCTCATGGAAGAAGTAATGCACCAACAACTAGCAAAACGTACTATCGGATATGATTTTAGAGAGAAAAAGGAAACTATTAGAGAAACTACCCACGAGCAGATGCTGAAATTTGCTGAATCTTGGAATAAATCTGGAGCAAAATTCCCAACAAATCCTAAAAATCATGTGACAATATTAGATGCATACCAAAAAGCCGCTTCTGTAAAACTAGTATCAGATAACTGGGTTGAATATTTACACTTAGCAAAAGTTAATGGGCAATGGAAAATTATCAATCTATTATGGCTTTATAAAGATTCTCGAAAGAACAATTATTAA
- a CDS encoding alpha/beta hydrolase-fold protein, with amino-acid sequence MKKFTVILFCLISAISANYAQENNQISIGFKDQLFSNVLNENREFWVNLPESYYEEGASYKRYPILIVLDGNIHFQSITGMVDYMSAGHNGNLQIPEMIVVAIQNVNRRRDFTPDKIITKRKNDTGGGEKFLSFLEKELIPNLDKKYRTEPYRILFGHSLGGLLATYTYMKEYTLFNAFIAVDPSFGTWDSETMDSKLDSLTEQSFKRFIYIATANWGKRNIRNRDRHVRFYESLNSKCEGIFPAKLEYFENENHGSVPILAFYNGISAIFEGYGVYYRNILSTEQLTQHFEKLSNRLSWNVKPPEALVNRIGYYWLQMGKEKALEMFKLNTLLYPQSYNAYDSLAEANMTLGNTELAIANYEKSLELNPNNENAKSILKTLKK; translated from the coding sequence ATGAAAAAATTTACTGTAATACTATTCTGCTTGATTTCGGCTATCAGTGCAAACTATGCTCAAGAAAACAACCAAATTAGCATAGGTTTTAAAGACCAACTGTTTTCAAATGTCTTAAATGAGAATAGAGAATTTTGGGTAAATCTTCCGGAATCCTATTACGAGGAAGGTGCATCATACAAGAGGTATCCTATATTAATAGTATTAGATGGAAACATTCATTTCCAATCCATAACAGGGATGGTAGATTATATGAGCGCTGGGCATAACGGCAATCTACAAATTCCAGAAATGATTGTGGTGGCTATTCAAAATGTTAATAGACGAAGAGATTTCACACCTGATAAAATTATTACCAAAAGGAAAAACGATACTGGTGGAGGGGAAAAATTCCTAAGTTTTTTAGAAAAGGAACTCATTCCTAATCTAGACAAAAAATACAGAACCGAACCCTATCGTATACTTTTTGGACATTCTCTTGGTGGATTACTCGCTACGTACACTTATATGAAGGAGTACACACTTTTTAACGCCTTTATTGCAGTTGACCCAAGTTTTGGAACATGGGATTCAGAAACCATGGACAGTAAATTAGATTCATTAACAGAACAGTCTTTTAAAAGATTTATTTACATCGCTACGGCCAATTGGGGAAAAAGGAATATCAGAAATCGTGATAGACATGTAAGATTTTATGAATCATTGAATAGTAAATGTGAAGGAATTTTTCCTGCTAAACTAGAATATTTTGAAAATGAAAATCATGGCTCCGTGCCCATTTTAGCTTTTTACAATGGCATATCTGCAATTTTTGAAGGCTATGGAGTATACTATCGAAACATATTGAGCACAGAACAGCTAACTCAGCACTTTGAGAAGCTTTCTAATCGACTTTCATGGAATGTAAAACCACCTGAAGCACTTGTTAACCGAATTGGGTATTACTGGTTACAAATGGGTAAAGAGAAAGCATTAGAAATGTTTAAACTCAACACTCTACTCTACCCTCAGTCGTATAATGCTTATGACAGTTTAGCTGAGGCAAATATGACCTTAGGTAATACTGAGCTCGCTATTGCAAATTATGAAAAATCACTAGAGCTAAATCCAAATAATGAAAATGCAAAATCAATATTAAAAACACTTAAAAAATAG
- a CDS encoding MBL fold metallo-hydrolase yields the protein MIYKTKLICVLSLAIFIGKCSEPADNFTVTNVSENVYSIVSPSIGLPTPENKGWNSNVHFIVTGKGVLLFDTGSSELIGNKIKSTIKSITNQPVRWVINSHSHADHWLGNAAFADAEIIASNQAFETMKKYGKDDVAFYAKVTNGTIGSTKLKYPNLLLHEPQKRTFGGLEVEFIFANDGHSEGDVLMWLPEQKIIFGGDVLSSDWMPIITNYSNLSNLINTLQTVAKLNPSVVLTGHGNVTTAASVLRDVQLLSSVCEQVKLDYEKGLTPTETLLKVSANLGPKYEPLYKDFETEIERYINLMYQFNKKIRSEN from the coding sequence ATGATTTATAAAACAAAACTAATTTGCGTTTTAAGTTTGGCTATATTTATTGGCAAATGTTCTGAGCCAGCTGATAACTTTACAGTTACCAATGTTTCAGAAAATGTTTACAGCATTGTTTCTCCATCCATTGGATTACCCACTCCTGAGAACAAAGGCTGGAATTCTAATGTTCATTTTATAGTTACTGGTAAAGGAGTGTTGCTTTTTGACACGGGTTCTTCTGAGTTAATTGGAAATAAAATTAAGAGTACCATCAAGTCTATTACAAACCAACCTGTTCGCTGGGTGATTAATTCGCACAGTCATGCAGACCATTGGTTAGGTAATGCAGCATTTGCTGATGCAGAAATTATTGCTAGCAACCAAGCCTTTGAAACAATGAAAAAGTATGGAAAAGATGATGTTGCATTTTATGCTAAAGTAACCAATGGCACAATTGGATCAACGAAACTAAAGTATCCTAATCTATTGTTACACGAGCCACAGAAACGTACTTTCGGAGGACTGGAAGTTGAGTTCATTTTCGCTAACGATGGCCACTCTGAAGGCGATGTTTTAATGTGGTTGCCAGAACAGAAAATTATCTTTGGAGGAGATGTATTGAGTTCAGATTGGATGCCAATAATTACCAATTACAGCAACCTTTCGAATTTAATCAATACGCTTCAAACTGTAGCAAAGCTAAACCCTTCTGTTGTGTTGACTGGACATGGAAATGTAACAACAGCAGCGTCCGTATTAAGAGACGTTCAATTATTATCGAGTGTTTGTGAGCAGGTAAAACTAGACTATGAAAAAGGACTTACACCTACTGAAACACTATTAAAGGTATCGGCTAATCTTGGTCCAAAATACGAACCTCTATATAAAGATTTTGAAACAGAAATTGAGCGTTATATTAACCTTATGTACCAATTCAATAAGAAAATAAGAAGTGAAAACTAG
- a CDS encoding RrF2 family transcriptional regulator, whose translation MFSNTAKYAIKACLFLAVNSSEVNKLVIKDIAEPINVPSAYIAKILQALSKKDIISSTRGPKGGFYLTKNQFQTNVMQIIEAVDGEERLNSCLLSLEKCNSDNPCSLHHLVYEEKHKIKQRLEHTTLEDLRKHIASGKSILPL comes from the coding sequence ATGTTTTCTAATACAGCTAAGTATGCTATAAAAGCTTGTCTTTTTCTTGCGGTTAATTCTAGTGAGGTAAATAAGTTAGTCATAAAAGATATAGCGGAACCAATCAATGTACCATCAGCATATATTGCCAAAATTTTACAAGCTCTTTCCAAAAAAGATATTATATCTTCAACTCGAGGTCCCAAAGGAGGGTTCTATTTAACAAAAAATCAGTTTCAAACTAATGTCATGCAAATTATAGAAGCGGTTGATGGTGAAGAGCGGTTAAACTCTTGCTTATTGAGTCTTGAGAAATGTAATAGTGATAATCCATGTTCGTTACATCATTTGGTCTATGAAGAAAAACATAAGATTAAACAAAGGTTAGAACATACGACTCTTGAAGATTTAAGGAAACACATAGCAAGTGGAAAGTCCATACTACCGCTTTGA
- a CDS encoding c-type cytochrome: protein MKTISKICILALTLFLFNCGGDTKKKEDPYAKKTPEKTEKKEPASKRVELTNKGVGPVSKVDLALVVDHEMAANGKIIYEKMCTACHKPDKKHIGPAPKGILSRRSPEWIMNMILAPEKMVKEDPLAKDLLIEFNGSPMANQNLTKDEARAVLEYFRTL from the coding sequence ATGAAAACAATATCAAAAATTTGCATTTTAGCTTTAACGCTATTTCTTTTCAATTGTGGAGGTGACACTAAAAAAAAGGAAGATCCTTATGCTAAAAAAACACCTGAAAAAACAGAAAAAAAAGAACCAGCATCAAAAAGAGTTGAATTAACTAATAAAGGTGTTGGGCCAGTTTCTAAAGTAGATTTAGCACTTGTAGTGGACCATGAAATGGCTGCCAACGGAAAAATAATATATGAAAAAATGTGTACAGCATGTCATAAACCAGACAAAAAACATATTGGACCTGCCCCAAAAGGTATATTATCACGACGCTCACCTGAATGGATAATGAACATGATTCTAGCACCTGAAAAAATGGTAAAAGAAGATCCTTTAGCAAAGGACTTATTAATTGAGTTTAATGGATCACCTATGGCTAATCAAAATTTAACCAAAGATGAAGCTAGAGCTGTCCTTGAATATTTTAGAACACTCTAA
- a CDS encoding fasciclin domain-containing protein translates to MKTLIKSLLLFAFLGCFIACNNSAKSSEDNAQTTTNDTSNEKTGQAFIKDEGGTPNALQLAMQSEDHTTLVTAVQAAGVENALVNVGPLTVFAPNNTAFSKIDEATLNDLLKPENKGKLALILTNHVAPSNFPVEMLKKNAEKNRKLYMASGEYVEVTQQDGDLYVGGTKIIATVNVSNGWVHIVEDVILPKN, encoded by the coding sequence ATGAAAACACTAATCAAATCACTATTACTCTTTGCTTTTTTGGGATGCTTTATAGCATGTAATAATTCAGCAAAGTCATCTGAAGACAATGCCCAAACCACAACCAATGACACATCTAACGAAAAAACCGGACAGGCCTTTATAAAAGATGAAGGAGGTACACCAAATGCACTACAATTGGCAATGCAATCAGAAGACCATACAACATTGGTTACCGCTGTACAAGCTGCTGGCGTAGAAAATGCACTAGTCAATGTTGGGCCTTTAACGGTTTTTGCACCTAATAATACAGCATTTTCTAAAATTGACGAAGCTACCTTAAACGATCTTCTAAAACCGGAAAACAAAGGCAAATTAGCCTTAATACTAACAAACCATGTAGCTCCAAGTAATTTTCCTGTTGAGATGCTGAAAAAGAACGCTGAAAAAAATCGAAAACTTTACATGGCCTCTGGAGAATATGTAGAGGTTACACAGCAAGATGGTGACTTATACGTTGGCGGCACCAAAATTATTGCAACAGTCAACGTGAGTAACGGTTGGGTACATATTGTTGAAGACGTTATTCTTCCAAAAAACTAA
- the nosZ gene encoding Sec-dependent nitrous-oxide reductase, with product MNKLSKYVLAIAVSAFLVNCGNNNNTKNSSAMTSSKAEKVYVAPGEHDEYYGFMSGGYSGNITVYGIPSGRMLKEIPVFSQFPTSGYGYSEETKPMLNTSFGFVPWGDSHHPDISQTNGELDGRWIFINENNTPRIARVSLATFETEEIIEIPNSAGNHASSFITENTEYIVAGTRFAVPNPQKDMPINEMKGKFKGPLSFVSIADNGRLNLDFQLNMPGFNYDLSHPGRGKSHGWFFFTSYNTEEANTLLEVNASQNDKDFIAAINWKKIVEYVKNGGGTKVDGKYAHNIYDEKTHTATSTIKEGVISVDPRDVEGSVFYIPIPKSPHGCDVDPTGQYIVGSGKLSTDLSVYDFDKIQTAIANKDYEGDAYGIPILSYENTLAGVVQQPGLGPLHTEFDGKGNAYTTFFISSEVVKWKLGTWEILDRQPTFYSVGHLMIPGGNSRKPFGKYLIAMNKITKDRYLPTGPELEHSAQLYDISGDKMELLLDFPTHGEPHYAAGIRADIIKEKSKKYYELAENEHPYVAKSEADAKVTRNGNEVHINMTMIRSHFAPDNIEGIKVGDKVYFHLTNLEQDFDVPHGFSMIGANTSEILVMPGQTKTIVWEPKREGVWPFYCTDFCSALHQEMQGYIRVSGKNSNTPLKYTLDE from the coding sequence ATGAACAAACTAAGCAAATACGTATTAGCTATTGCTGTCTCGGCTTTTTTAGTCAATTGTGGCAATAACAACAATACAAAAAACTCAAGTGCTATGACTTCTAGCAAGGCTGAGAAAGTTTATGTAGCACCTGGCGAACACGATGAGTATTACGGCTTTATGTCTGGTGGCTATAGTGGAAACATTACAGTATATGGCATACCAAGTGGACGAATGCTAAAAGAAATTCCTGTATTTTCTCAATTTCCTACTTCTGGATATGGATACTCTGAAGAAACAAAACCTATGTTAAATACTTCGTTTGGATTTGTTCCATGGGGAGATTCTCACCATCCAGACATTTCTCAAACCAATGGAGAGTTAGATGGCAGATGGATTTTTATCAATGAAAACAATACTCCTCGTATTGCAAGAGTGAGTTTAGCAACATTTGAAACTGAAGAAATCATTGAGATACCAAATAGCGCAGGTAACCACGCTTCTTCATTTATTACGGAAAACACAGAATATATAGTTGCTGGTACTCGATTTGCTGTACCAAACCCACAAAAAGATATGCCAATTAATGAGATGAAAGGGAAATTCAAAGGCCCATTATCTTTTGTAAGCATTGCTGATAACGGTAGGCTTAACTTAGATTTTCAATTAAACATGCCTGGCTTTAACTATGACCTCTCCCACCCTGGACGTGGAAAATCTCATGGTTGGTTCTTCTTTACAAGTTATAACACAGAAGAAGCAAACACTCTATTAGAGGTAAATGCATCACAAAATGATAAGGATTTCATTGCTGCAATTAACTGGAAAAAAATTGTAGAATATGTAAAAAACGGTGGAGGAACCAAAGTTGATGGAAAATATGCACATAACATATATGACGAAAAGACACATACTGCAACATCTACTATAAAAGAAGGTGTTATTTCGGTTGACCCAAGAGATGTAGAAGGTTCTGTTTTTTATATCCCAATACCTAAGTCTCCTCACGGTTGTGATGTTGACCCAACAGGACAGTATATTGTAGGTAGTGGTAAATTGTCTACAGATTTGAGCGTTTACGATTTTGATAAAATCCAAACCGCAATTGCCAATAAAGATTACGAAGGTGATGCTTATGGAATACCTATTTTAAGCTATGAAAATACTCTAGCAGGTGTTGTACAACAGCCAGGACTAGGGCCTTTACACACAGAGTTTGACGGCAAAGGAAATGCTTATACGACTTTCTTTATTTCATCTGAAGTGGTTAAGTGGAAATTAGGTACTTGGGAAATTTTAGACAGACAACCAACATTCTATTCTGTAGGCCATCTAATGATACCTGGAGGAAACTCTCGTAAGCCTTTTGGTAAATATTTAATTGCCATGAATAAGATTACAAAAGACCGTTACTTACCAACTGGTCCTGAGTTAGAGCACTCTGCTCAACTGTACGACATATCTGGTGACAAAATGGAACTCTTATTAGACTTCCCTACTCATGGAGAACCTCATTACGCTGCTGGTATTAGAGCTGACATCATAAAGGAAAAAAGTAAAAAGTACTATGAATTGGCTGAAAACGAACATCCTTACGTAGCTAAAAGTGAAGCAGATGCAAAAGTTACTAGAAATGGTAACGAAGTTCATATCAACATGACTATGATACGCAGCCACTTTGCACCTGACAATATTGAAGGTATAAAAGTTGGAGATAAAGTGTACTTCCATCTAACAAATCTAGAACAAGATTTTGATGTACCGCATGGTTTCTCAATGATTGGCGCTAATACTTCTGAAATTCTAGTAATGCCAGGTCAAACCAAAACAATTGTTTGGGAGCCTAAACGCGAAGGTGTATGGCCTTTCTATTGTACAGATTTCTGTTCTGCATTACACCAAGAGATGCAAGGATATATAAGAGTATCTGGGAAAAATTCTAACACTCCTCTAAAATACACTTTAGATGAATAA
- a CDS encoding nitrous oxide reductase accessory protein NosL, with translation MKRLSLLIFLCSFFSCSKTPQTINYGTDMCHFCQMTIVTKTHAAQMVTTKGKQYKFDAIECMIRFLEDKQDIMASGNLFIANYNQPGTMIDAKTATYAVCEEITSPMGANLSGFKNTETAKKIINGRPAQYYDWEGIFNKIN, from the coding sequence ATGAAACGTCTAAGTCTATTAATATTTTTATGCAGCTTTTTTAGTTGTAGTAAAACACCTCAAACTATAAATTACGGAACAGATATGTGCCATTTCTGCCAAATGACCATTGTTACAAAAACACACGCGGCACAAATGGTTACCACTAAAGGCAAACAATATAAGTTTGATGCTATAGAATGTATGATTCGCTTTTTAGAAGACAAACAAGATATTATGGCTTCTGGCAACTTATTCATTGCCAATTACAATCAACCTGGCACAATGATAGATGCAAAAACCGCTACATATGCTGTTTGTGAAGAAATTACTAGTCCTATGGGAGCAAATCTCTCAGGTTTCAAAAATACCGAAACAGCGAAAAAAATCATCAATGGCAGACCAGCCCAATACTATGATTGGGAAGGTATTTTTAACAAAATTAATTGA